The Fervidicoccus fontis Kam940 DNA window AACGCAATCCATACCGTCCCTGGAAAATAACCGGCTATTCCAACACCTATTCCAAATATTATTCCTCCTATTATTACCCCAGGCACGAAGAAACTTTTGATCCCGAAGTTTGGACTCGGCACTATCAGGTTCAGCGCATAAAGCAAAATCGCACCAAAACCTATTGCGAATCCAAAGCAGACCATTAGGAATCGATCCTGGAAAGCCATTACCCTATATAGCGTATCTGGGTCAGAAAAGTTCCACAATTCAAGCGGTATAGCGAGTAACATGCCGGCAACGATTCCGAGTAATAGAGGAGCCTTGGTCTCATGCAGGACAATCTGCATGTATATGCCGCCAAAGAGCATTAGCAAAGATATTATAAGCAATGTTACTGTTGCTCCTAGAAATATTTTCTCATCTTTTTCCATTTTCTGATACCACAATAAGGAGATCGATGTAGTCAAATAAAAAAATATCGCTAATATTTATAATGTCTAGATAGCATATCCGCTACCTCCAAATGCGCCATCACTATTCGCACCATTAACCAAGAACGTGTAGCTTACTGGGTATTTGAATCCTTGCAGATCCCATTTAGTATTATGATCTGCTTGGTATGAAAATTATTACGCAAGTAGCCTTTATGCTTGGGCATAAGGATAGCATGTAAGTTAAAAGGGTATAATGCACACTCGTATATATAATATATTGATAATAGACGAATACATAATTAATACACAACCATATGTGCTATTTTCCATAAAGTAATTCTTTAAAACCCAGTACCGTGCATCTGAGTATAAAGGTTTGGGTGGAGTAGGTTATGAGCTGGCATAAAGGAGAGAGATCCATAGTCTGGGTAGATGAAGTGAGGAAATGAGACATATTCTTCGTCGGAGGCAAAAATGCCAACCTAGGCGAGATGATTGCAATAGGATACAAGCAATCCGGGATTCGCTGTCACGCCACACGTCTTCAAATATATTTTCAATTCTAATTGACTGTGAAGGAAGCTTAGTGAGAGAAGTCTGCTGCGGTGAGCTTTAAAGTTCCGAAGTAGCTCTCGAGCGCTCTCTTCATTCCCTCGAGCCTGCTCCTTTTCCTCGCCTCTGCATGCACAGCAAACAACTTGATCCCTCCAGCTGCATGTTTTTTGAACAGATTGGCAGAAGAATTCTTCGTTATTGAAACCTGGGTTGAAAAAAGCAAACGATTTGGGATTTGGAAACTAGCTACTCTCTCCGGATAATTAGGCCATCTCATTCTGATCTCACGGTATTAATGCTGCTTGTTTAGTTAGAGAGGTGAGAGAACGAACGTGAGCGAAGCGTTATTTATCAGGTCCTGCTTGAGAATATGAACGCTACCAGACGCTATCCGTAGAAGCGCTCGTAGCTCATAACAAAAGTTCTGAGCGGCCAGAAAAAGCAGAAATGCTCGTTCTTTCCATTAACGCTTTTGTTCAATTCAATTCTTTCATCTGAAAAGCCGATCTGAAGTTGCAATTGTCCCCATCAAGCAGAACATTCAACATCTCAGAATGCAAACTTTTTATATTATTAACTTCAATAGATCATTTAGATATGAAGAGGTAATCGATCTATGATCAAGTGCCCAGTATGTGGACATGAAGGTAATGAGGGAGAGTTCAAGCTGTTTAAGGAGCCGTGGAAGTTCAGGTTCTACGATGTTAAAAGGCTGGAGTGCCCAAAGTGTCACGCTATATTCAACTATTACAGCGGAACTTCTCCAAAAGGGAGGAAGTCAGAGTTTGTGATCAAGGTGAAGCCGAGGGAAGTCAAGAGGGTTAAAAAGTAAAGCCGTCCTTCTCTTTGCTATATCAAAACTGAAGAAAAGCTATTTCTTCAATTTTTCAAAAATCATCTTCATATAGTATGGATTTTCAGTGTGAATTGGTACAATTTCTTTAGGCCTCAGAATACCTATTAAATCAGAAAACTGATGGGGGTAGTAGTGACCAGAGAGGCGCAACCTATATACTTCAATGCCAAGCATTTCGAACCACTTTGCCAATACCGATTCTTCCACCTCTTTATAGCCTTCATTAGGCTCAGGATCTGTTAAGACAGCGACAGCTCTCGGAATCTTCAATTCCTTCCCCCATAGCTTCATCCTTCTCAAAATTTCGAGCAAATTAATTGGTTCAACTATTAGAATATAATCTCTTGGGTTCTGGAGGATGTCATATTCGATGCTTACTGCATTAAGAAGAATTGGTGGCGGAGCTTTTCCTTCAATCGCCATGTATATATCCTCAGTCGTAGAATTGTACCTATCGCGGATTTGCTCGACCATCCAGAAAATCCTTTCAGAACCTACTACTACTTTCCTTCCGAACATTCTAGCAAAATCCAATAAAAAGCTGAATAGCTCAAAGTCCAAAGGGTCTATAAATACGACAATTAAGTCATAAGCAATGAATATTTTGTTGAAGGCATCTCTTAACATATTGACAGTGATCGGAAAGCTCTCAAGTTTAGAGCTGAAGTTTGTCCCCTCAATAAGAGCTAAGTCAACCCTTTCAATGCCGAGCTTTTCAATGAAGCAACGAAGATCGCAGTGGAATATAGTTGAGGGAGATTCTATTCTTAGATCTCCATTGTAGAAAATGTTCGTATCTTTGCCAAAGTAAATGTAGGCAGATGAGTGAAAAGCGCTATGGTGAACAGGTATAAGGTAGTCTATGCAATATCCAACCGAAAATTTTTTGGTAATGAGTTGAGTATATATATTATAGAGTATGTGATAGCATAAACAGACCGAATTCAGTTTTTAAAAATCTACTGAGCTTTACTTGACTACGCCTCTTTAATGCGAGAGACAGTAGTTCAATCCTTATTTCTGTTTTATAATTATAAACATTCAGAAACTCTTACAACATGCAAACTCATTCAAGATATGAAATATAATTTTATGAATTCTCAAGAATACTTGGTGGAGCAGTTATCAAATTTAAAATAAAACTGAGGAATATGTGGAGATTTCTTGCCCTTTAGGACGGGAAGATAACGGATGTTAAAGCACACTATTTTGATAAAAACTAATTAATTCATACTCAGGTTAAATGATAGAATTTGCTTTTAGTTTGGTGCTATGTTTTGAAAATAAGTTCAAGCTATATAGGTTGCAAGCTTGCCATAGAAATTGAAGGCATTCGGAATGATATTTACGAATGATGAAGGAAGGTCATGGATATTTTGGCTTGAGGACCGTGGAAGATCGCATCCTCATATAATCTTAAACTGATGGGATAATTGCTTTTACTCCAACGTCTTCAGAGGCTTTTGCCTGCTTTTTATCGAGAGTTATCAATGGAAGATTTTTCTCTGCAGCTAGTGCTATGTATAGAGCATCATAAACAGTTGTGCCAGTCTTCAGCGCTATTTCAAATCCTTTCGAGATGTATTTGCCCTCGGGCTCTATTAATACGTTGATACCGATCATTGAGAGCAGTATCTCTCGCAACCTTACAGCTTGGTCTATGCTAATAGTTTTTCTAACCGAATAATCTCTCCATATGGTGTTCAATACTTCTTTCACGGCCAGATCTATAGTTGTACATAATTTTACAAATACTACCAGTCTTTCCCACCCAGGTTCTTTTCTAATGAATGCAGCTAGTACAGAAGCATCAATGACTTTCACGGTCCTCCCTCACAGAAGAAGTTGAGGAGCCCCTGGGGGACTCTATAGGTATTTGTGAGAGCTCCTCGACAATTTTTTTAATATTGTCCTCGGCTTCCAGCGTTCTCAGCTTTTCTTCTATAAATTTCCTTATCTCCTCAGCCCAATTGACCTTATCCTTATACCTGTTCATCTTCTCCTTGATATCCCTTCTAAGCTTGAGACTGAAAACACTCATCTAACCACCAAGATAATAGTAGGTAAACTAAAAAATAAACCTATTGGTTTACTTAGAAATAAAGTCATCACGAAAACATATACCCCAGCCACCTTTCAATTCTATCTGAGAGATTCCTAGTAGAATTAAAGTATGTTGATAGGCTGAACAAGATCTTTCAATTCTATCTGAGAGATTCAAAGCGGGTTAAGAGTTTTCAAAGAAGACGAGTTCCACTTTCAATTCTATCTGAGAGATTCACATAACTTTAATTCAGAAACGCTAAAGCTCTTGATTGGAAACAGAGACTTTCAATTCTATCTGAGAGATTCAGTGGGCTTACAAGACATTTTTAGTCTAAGAGAGAGCTTTCAATTCTATCTGAGAGATTCAAATCAAGCAATTATGTGAAAGCGGCAAGCTGGTCAGCTTTCAATTCTATCTGAGAGATTCAAATAGCTGATGCATTAGGGTTCTTCATAACTATCACACTTTCAATTCTATCTGAGAGATTCATGTCGATATACTTATTTTTTCGCCTTTTGCCTTTTTCTTTCAATTCTATCTGAGAGATTCACGTTAAGCGTGGCAGCACTTGAAGCAATATTCACATCTTTCAATTCTATCTGAGAGATTCTGTGGGCTGGTAAATACTTCGAAGCCGTGCTGCCGACTTTCAATTCTATCTGAGAGATTCAAGTCAAGCCCTGTCCCAGCTATTTTTGTTGAGGCGCTTTCAATTCTATCTGAGAGATTCAACGCTGGCTTTAATGAATTGAATTTCTTCACCTCTTTCAATTCTATCTGAGAGATTCATGGTGAAGTTGTTGAAGAACAGCCCGGTTTTATAATCTTTCAATTCTATCTGAGAGATTCCGGAAGAAATAGCACAGCAAGTTAAGCTCATACTTGACTTTCAATTCTATCTGAGAGATTCAACCCAAACCCCAAACCAAGTAAAAGATCCTAGAGCCTTTCAATTCTATCTGAGAGATTCGTAGTTCAAATTAGCGTTGATCAAATTATGGTGCCGGACTTTCAATTCTATCTGAGAGATTCCAATGCGTTTGAATTTACTGAAATGCATTTGGTAATACTTTCAATTCTATCTGAGAGATTCACAGCATGGGATCCTTCAGCCTATCCAAGTTGCTCTCACCTTTCAATTCTATCTGAGAGATTCTACAAAATAATGCTAAAGTATTTGAAGCAGTTACAAAGCTTTCAATTCTATCTGAGAGATTCTGCACGATTTTTTGAGCTCATTTGTATAATTTATAATTTGGTATTATAATAAAAACTTTTCGGTCCAATTGCAAAAATTGCAAGATCTGATATATTTTTCCCCATTTTTTCTAGGAAATTGTAATAAAAAATATATAATAGAAATATGTTTAATTTATCCTTTAGTTTAAAATCAGCTTTGTTCCCAACTATGCGAAATTTCATCCATAAAATTCATTCACAAATTTTTATTTATAAAGGATTTAAATACTTCCCAAAATAAAAAGGGAAAAAATAATGAATTTTAGATTAAGGTTTGGTGCTTTTCGGCTCTAGCATTTTAAAAGCAGAATTTTATGGTTTCTAAATGATATTAAAGATTTTAGCGAGAGAGTATAAAATTTCAGTAAAATATTATATTTATTCAAAATGAAGAAGAATATAGTTGGTGAAACATTTGGACCTGATAATTCCCTACTCTCCAAGCAATCAGGTTCTCATAGGAACGCTCGGCTATGAGCTTCTAGCGAGCGATAATATAGAGAGAGTCATTGTACTTTCTGAGAATGATGCTGGCTCACAAGCTGAGGCTTTGAGATCTATAGGCAAAAAGCTGGGAATCAGCGTTGAGATCAAGAACCTCGGGACTGAGCTCCACTCGTGGTCCTCCTTTTCAATGACCCCAGACTCTGTTCTCGACATAACGCCGGGAAGGAAGATCTATGCCTCCCTCCTACTTCAGAGCTGCATGAAGAGGGAGGGATGCAGGGCGAGGTACCTCTACTTGGAGGACGAGAAGAAGTACGGGTACAATTACTTCGGATACATGCCCATGTGGGCATTCAAATTCATTGAGTTCCACCCAGAGCTCCACCAAGCAGACTTGAGCGTCAGAAGGCTTGAAAAGGTGCTCCACGCGGAAGGAATAGAGGAGAAAGAAGCAAGCGTTATTCCAGAAACTTTTCAGTCCATAATAAATCTCCACTCATATTCAGGAGATGAGGAGTTCTCGATCGAGGCCTGCGGGGGGAGGGCTGAGTTCAGATTTGGAGATAAAGGGCTGTTTCTAAAGGATTTCTCATTCTTGGGAAAAGGGGATGAGGAGGCGTTTGATGAAGCTCTGAAGAGCTTTCTCGAAATAGAGAACAGAGATGAAGCTGCTGAGAAGGCCAAGAAATGCATAGATGAGGGAGGGGTCATCGCACTGGACACCAATGTTCTAATACAGGGAAGGATGTTCAACTTCTTGAGATCCCACAGTAAAAATGTGGAAATACTGAAGCCGGTTTGGTCGGAGATCATCCCTTATGCTCTTGAGGAGAAGATCAGCTCAGTTGGAAGGAGGCGCCTCGCAGCATTGAGCAGGGCCGCTGCGCTCAACAACTCTGTACCTGCTATGAGGGATTACCGCAGAGGGGATCAGGAGATCATCAACTCCCTCAAAAATATGAAGAACGAAAAAATGAAGGTCTGCTTCATGAGCTCCGATAGGAGGCTGAGTGCCATTGTCTCAACGGTTCTTGGAGACGACACAATATTTCTCGAATCGCCAGAGCTCAGAGAAGAGAGCAGAACGTGCGCCGAGGAGGTCGCGGGCTTCATGATGAATCTGGCTTTTTACTGCAATGAAGGCAAGCTCAGGATAGGAAGGGAAGAATATATGTTCAAGCTTGGAAAGATAAGCAACAAAACGCTTCAAATGCCTGAGCTGAGGGTCTCTTCTGAATCGATGAGCGTTTTGAAAGCCATAGATTTGCTCGTTAGGGCTACCGTTTAGCTTATGCTGTGTTAAAAATAAGCAAGACTAAGAGAATATGCTTCTTGAACTGAGAATGTTACTGAGGAATCTCTCAGATAGAATTGAAAGTTTCTTGTAGGAGAGGGCTCCACCCCTTCAATCTCCATCGAAGTCAAAGGAGATGAGCAAGTAGGTAACTATAAGTACTCATTTTCAAATATAAAAATATTTGATGATTGCTATGCCTCTTTCTTATGTTGGAACGAGCGGCTGGGTATACGACTGGAATGAAGGAGGGGATCTCAGGTGGTACGCAGAGAGCTCTGGGCTCAACGCTGTCGAGCTGAATGCGAGCTTCTACAGGTTCCCCTTCCCCTCCCAAGTTCTCGGATGGAGGAAGAGGGGGGAGAGGCTCAGGTGGTCAGTGAAGGTCCACAGGAGCATAACACATCTCAGGAAGATGGGGAAAGGATCTGAAAAAATATGGGAAAAGTTCAGAAGGCTGTTCTCCCCTCTCGATGATATAGTAGATTTCTACCTTTTCCAGCTACCCCCGAGCTTTTCCTGTAGGGAGGAAATGATGAAGAAGATCGAGGATTTCGAGTCCTCCTCCAAGCTTGGGGAGAGGATGGCAGTTGAGTTCAGGAGCAGCTCGTGCTTCAGAGAAGAATTGTCTTCTTGGGGGGAGAGGCTGGGGATCACCTTGGTTTCAGTCGACTCACCTGAAGGGACATGGGTAGCGAAGTCTAGCAGTTCTCTCTATTTGAGATTGCATGGGAGGGGGGAGTGGTACTTCTACAACTATAGCAGAGAGGAGCTCGTAGAGCTGATAGAGAAATCGATCTCGCTAAAGCCTGAAAAGATCTACATATTCTTCAACAACGACCACTACATGCTGGAGAATGCTAGGCTGGCCCTCGAGATCCTGAAGAAATATGAGGGGTAGGAAGCGTTCATCGAACCTCGAAATGCACATGTCCTTAGTTCCAGATCCGCTCTCGGCTGGGGCTTTCATCCTCTCCGCGATCATTCCGAGCCAGCTTTCCCCGAGGATCTCCCTCAGTATTTCCTTTCTCATCATTCTGCTTGATCTCAAGCAATATATTGGGATCTGCAGGGAGAGGTCTCTAATTGGTTCATCGAGGAAAGGGGAAAAAGCATTCATGTTGAGGCACTTCGCTATTTCCACCTCAGGAAACCTTCCGTATGAGAGCATTCTTATTGAGTTATCTAGATCTTCTTCTCCCAAGCTCAGGAGGAAGCTGTATCCCGCGAAGAGCTCATCTCCCCCGCTACCAGTGTAAATGCACCTGCACCTGTCATCTCTCGCCTTTTTTATTACTGAGTAGAAAACCGCGTCGTTCCTGAACTCTATACAACCTCCATCGAGGTGAGAGTTCAGGTTTTCCTCTCCGATGCACTCAGTTATACTCTTCCTGAGATCCTCAGATCGGTAAGGTTCTATGAAAACGAGCTCAGCATCTATATTGAACTTCTTTGAAAGGTAGTTGGCGAATGCTATATCTTTCGGGAGCCCTCCTCTGTACACTGCAATATATCCTTTCGGCTTGATCCCCTCTAGCAGAGATGCGAGGAGCACAAGCGAGGAATCTATCCCCCCGCTTAATGCGATGCAGTCGCATCCGCTCTTCTTAACTGCTCTCCTGAGCATCTTGAGGAGCTCCTCCCCATAATACCAGCAAGGCGCTTTGATCCTCAATCAGATCACCCTCAGAATTTTGTAACCGTCGTAATCCTCAACCAGGGATTTTGAATATGAAAGCGGGGCTCTGTGCATTGGTCCGGAGATGACGAGAGTGTGGTACTCCCCCCTCTTTTCGCATCTCTTAAGAAATTCTCGACGCTCTCAGAGCTTATCTCTCTGCCAAGCCAATTGCTCATAGAATATTCGCACCCTACTACTAGAGTCCTTATCCCGCTGGCAATCTCCTCATGAAGGAGCTCTTCAGGATCTATCCCCCAGAGGCTCTCAACAAGCTTTGCCCCAACCTCCTCCCCTAACCTCTCCATGTATTTGAGGTGATCCTCTACGTATACATCCCCAGCAATTATCTCCTCTGCTCCAAGCTTTCTGAGCACATCCGCGGTCTCCTCGAACTCCTTCCCCTTATTTAGCTTTACAGCAGCAACAAGTCTTCCAGTGAGGAGGATCGTTTCTGGGGACTTCCCCATGTTTAAAAGTGAGGGCTCGGTCTGGGAAAATCGTAGACAAGGAAGAGACCTACGTCGAACCTTTCCTCATTTTTATAAGCAGCATAAGAGGAGCCTCTCTCTTTCCAGAGATCTCAAGATAGAGATAGCCCGTCCCTCCTCAACTCCTTCTGTAGGAATGAGATCCTCAACTGGAACAAACTCTATGCGGATCACCGGAGCCTCCGCAAAAAGCCTCCTCCCACCCATAACCTCCACTCGTTGAAAGATCTATCAGAAAAGAATATATAAAAACAGCGATAAAGCCAGTAGAGTCGCGGTGAATGCGAGGGACTCGCACAGGGCGAGCCTCAAAGCTCTTTCCAGATCGTGATAAGAGGGGAGGGGAAACTCCTTTCCTATCGTATAGTGCATGTGCTTTTCAAGCTTAATTCTCAGGCACCCCGATGCAGCAGACATCGGATTTCCCGCATTTATGCTCTCCGTGCAGTTCCTGTACTTTCTGAATGCAGCCCAGGCCTCCTTCACCTTCCCACCGACGCACGGGCAGAGAAGGACTGTGATGAGGGACCCGATCCTTGCAGGGATGAAGTTCAATATGGTATCCATTTTCGCGGAGGCCCATCCCTTCTCCCTGAACTCATCATCTTTATATCCAAGGGCGGAATCCATAGTATTGGCCAGCCTCTGCAGCAGAGCACCCAAAGGCCCAAGGAGCAAGTAAAAGAAGAGTGGAGATATGAAGCCATCCACCATGCTCTCGAAGAGGGACTCGATCCCCGCAGACGCTATATACCCCTCACCCAACCTGCTCAAATCCCTCCTCACTATATTGGAGGCGCTTTCTCTCGCGCATTGAATATCTCCTCTCTTCAGGCAGTCGCTCGCTTCCCTCACATAGTCTATCAAAAGCCTCTGAGAAATCGACACCTTCATGATATATATTGAGAGGATCATCCAAACTAATTGGCTCACTGGCCTGAGTATGAACATTGCGAGACCGTAAGCAACTAGGTGGATCCCTACAGAGCAGATCCAGATCGCGACTCCCGCGGCCTTGCTCTTGGGGAGCCTTCTATGGAGGAAGAGGGCGAGCGCATAGGATGTGTGGACGGGGTGCATATAGTAGAGAAAGCCTTCGTGCTTCGGATACATCCAGTCGAGGAGTAGGGCGGAGAGGAGGATGATCGAAAAGTAGGAGAAGCCTGGTGGATAAAGCCAGCTTAGATCCATAGATAAGCACCTGCAGCATATACAGTAAGGAGGAGGGCGTAGCAGAGCTCATTCGAAAATCCCAATACATCGCCATTGGCATATCCTAAAGCTTTCTTGCCCATATAATATGAGAGAAGCGAGGATAGAAGGAGGGAGGACAGGGAAAGGGCTGTGATGATCAGAGAGAGCTTCAAGCTGAAAGAGAGCATGAGTGTAAACGGAAAGGAGATGAGGAGGGAGGCTGCAAGGCTTGAAGGAGAGGAGCTCCTCTTGAATTCTCTTCCCATCCCTTCAGGAGGCTCCCCGCTGAGTAGGGAGGTGAGGATCATCGATGAGGGGGACCAGACTTCGGCTGAAATGGGAAAGAGTATAAGAGCATATCCGGGCTCTTGAAATGAAGAGAGAGACGAGTAGAGCCACAGAGTAAATACGGAGAAGGACGCTATAGCGTAAGATCCCCTGTACTTATCCTTGAGGACTTTTTTAGCATCGACGCCAAACCTCCCAGCAAGCAGGGCTTCAGTGAAGTCTATAAATCCGTCTGCATGGAGAAAGCCCTGCATGATGAAGTGAAGGGCTACAATAGAAAATGCGATCAGGGGGACGAGCTTTATTTTGAGGGAGAGGAGGACAGCGGCTGGAATTATCGCGATGCCTCCCCTCAAAAGCCCTATAATGGGAAGCAGGTAAACAGATCCGAACGAAAGGCCTCCTTCTCTGTACTTTCTTGGGACTGGAATGGGAGTTAGGAAGGAGAGGAGAGAGAAGAAGTCTTTCACTATTCTACTCGTTTTCTATCACCCTCTTCAGGGCATTTATAAGCTCATCGTCCTCATGGGGCTTCCTGATCCCTATCCTTATAAAGCTGCTCCCCAATCCCTTAAACGAGGCGCAACTCCTAACATGTATTCCCTCCCCCTTCAGCAGGAAGCTTAGATCCAGACCTCTGGGAGACTCAACCAGTATGAAGTTAGCGGAGCTGTCATAAGGCTTAAGCCCAAGGGATTTAAGCTCATTCAGCATCCTCTTCCTCTCGCCTTCGATATACCTCCTCGACCGCATTATAAATTCCCTCGCCTCATCCTTCCTGCTCAATAGCTCCCTAGCGAAGCAGTCCGCGAGGCTTCCAACGTTCCACGGCTGCCTCACAGCATCTATTTTCTCAAGCACCTCTCTGCTTGAAGAGAAGAGAAATCCGAGCCTTATTCCTGGGAGGGAGAGCCACTTCGTCATGGACCTAACGAGGAGGAAGTTCTCTGGAATGCCTGATCCCAACTCTATTGCGCACCTACTGCAGAGCTCCGAATACGCCTCATCCATTAAAACCCTCGCTCTGCATCTTGAGAGCTTCTCGATTATTTCTCCCCTCTCAATATAGATCCCGAGGGGGTTGCTCGGATTAGTTATGACTATAAGTGAATCTTCCCTTCCGCACGCTTCCTCCAGATCAGAAAAGTTCAGGGAAAAAACGTCTCCGCTTTTCCTATAGAAAACAGGCTTGTATGATATCCCCAGCGCTTTCGAAAGAACCTCATATTCTCCATATGATGGCTCCAAGACGTAGATCCATTTAGGCTTAAGAGCGAATATTGCAAGGTTTATCGCCTCCCCTGCACCTGAGGTCGGCACTATGTCTTCTTCTCTGCAGCCGTAAAAGCTTGAAATGGCCCTCTTCAGCTTTTCATAGTTGTAGTCTGGATACCTCTCAAGAACCCCGCTCTTAATGCACCTCTCCACTACCTCATAGGACCCTTCAGGAGGTCCCAAAGGGTTAAGGTTAACGCTGAAGTCTACCCCCTCTTCTCCCCTTCCTCCGTGGATCCGCAAAGCTCGACCGCCTTCTTCAAATCTTCAGGTGTGTCTATGTCTAAAAGATCTCTGTCCTCGTTAAAATACACATTCTCCCAGCTGCCCCCCTCCCTATTGAAAAGGGAAATCCCTGTTTCCTCGGCTGATCCACTTCTCATTTTTACGAGAGTGACGACATCTGCTTTAGAATTCAATGCTTTATCCAAAAACCTCTC harbors:
- a CDS encoding ATP-binding protein, with product MGKSPETILLTGRLVAAVKLNKGKEFEETADVLRKLGAEEIIAGDVYVEDHLKYMERLGEEVGAKLVESLWGIDPEELLHEEIASGIRTLVVGCEYSMSNWLGREISSESVENFLRDAKRGGSTTLSSSPDQCTEPRFHIQNPWLRITTVTKF
- a CDS encoding DUF72 domain-containing protein, with amino-acid sequence MIAMPLSYVGTSGWVYDWNEGGDLRWYAESSGLNAVELNASFYRFPFPSQVLGWRKRGERLRWSVKVHRSITHLRKMGKGSEKIWEKFRRLFSPLDDIVDFYLFQLPPSFSCREEMMKKIEDFESSSKLGERMAVEFRSSSCFREELSSWGERLGITLVSVDSPEGTWVAKSSSSLYLRLHGRGEWYFYNYSREELVELIEKSISLKPEKIYIFFNNDHYMLENARLALEILKKYEG
- a CDS encoding pyridoxal phosphate-dependent aminotransferase yields the protein MRIHGGRGEEGVDFSVNLNPLGPPEGSYEVVERCIKSGVLERYPDYNYEKLKRAISSFYGCREEDIVPTSGAGEAINLAIFALKPKWIYVLEPSYGEYEVLSKALGISYKPVFYRKSGDVFSLNFSDLEEACGREDSLIVITNPSNPLGIYIERGEIIEKLSRCRARVLMDEAYSELCSRCAIELGSGIPENFLLVRSMTKWLSLPGIRLGFLFSSSREVLEKIDAVRQPWNVGSLADCFARELLSRKDEAREFIMRSRRYIEGERKRMLNELKSLGLKPYDSSANFILVESPRGLDLSFLLKGEGIHVRSCASFKGLGSSFIRIGIRKPHEDDELINALKRVIENE
- a CDS encoding adenosylcobinamide-GDP ribazoletransferase, which produces MKDFFSLLSFLTPIPVPRKYREGGLSFGSVYLLPIIGLLRGGIAIIPAAVLLSLKIKLVPLIAFSIVALHFIMQGFLHADGFIDFTEALLAGRFGVDAKKVLKDKYRGSYAIASFSVFTLWLYSSLSSFQEPGYALILFPISAEVWSPSSMILTSLLSGEPPEGMGREFKRSSSPSSLAASLLISFPFTLMLSFSLKLSLIITALSLSSLLLSSLLSYYMGKKALGYANGDVLGFSNELCYALLLTVYAAGAYLWI
- a CDS encoding cobalamin biosynthesis protein; amino-acid sequence: MDLSWLYPPGFSYFSIILLSALLLDWMYPKHEGFLYYMHPVHTSYALALFLHRRLPKSKAAGVAIWICSVGIHLVAYGLAMFILRPVSQLVWMILSIYIMKVSISQRLLIDYVREASDCLKRGDIQCARESASNIVRRDLSRLGEGYIASAGIESLFESMVDGFISPLFFYLLLGPLGALLQRLANTMDSALGYKDDEFREKGWASAKMDTILNFIPARIGSLITVLLCPCVGGKVKEAWAAFRKYRNCTESINAGNPMSAASGCLRIKLEKHMHYTIGKEFPLPSYHDLERALRLALCESLAFTATLLALSLFLYILF
- a CDS encoding asparagine synthase C-terminal domain-containing protein, which translates into the protein MRIKAPCWYYGEELLKMLRRAVKKSGCDCIALSGGIDSSLVLLASLLEGIKPKGYIAVYRGGLPKDIAFANYLSKKFNIDAELVFIEPYRSEDLRKSITECIGEENLNSHLDGGCIEFRNDAVFYSVIKKARDDRCRCIYTGSGGDELFAGYSFLLSLGEEDLDNSIRMLSYGRFPEVEIAKCLNMNAFSPFLDEPIRDLSLQIPIYCLRSSRMMRKEILREILGESWLGMIAERMKAPAESGSGTKDMCISRFDERFLPLIFLQDLEGQPSILQHVVVVVEEYVDLFRL
- a CDS encoding type II toxin-antitoxin system VapC family toxin; translated protein: MKVIDASVLAAFIRKEPGWERLVVFVKLCTTIDLAVKEVLNTIWRDYSVRKTISIDQAVRLREILLSMIGINVLIEPEGKYISKGFEIALKTGTTVYDALYIALAAEKNLPLITLDKKQAKASEDVGVKAIIPSV